The following are encoded in a window of Saccharothrix longispora genomic DNA:
- a CDS encoding mycothiol transferase — protein sequence MSDVTAVDVLLDGFARVRESVERVPEGLTPQQLTHRVGGTGNPIAWLLWHLTRVQDDHVAEVAGTEQVWTADGWAGRFDLPLPTGDTGYGHGGEQVAAVTASADLLLGYHRAVHDRTTAYLGGLGAGDLSRVVDDSWDPPVTLAVRLLSVIEDDLQHVGQAAFVRGVLPER from the coding sequence ATGAGCGACGTCACCGCGGTCGACGTGCTGCTGGACGGGTTCGCGCGGGTGCGCGAGTCTGTGGAGCGCGTGCCGGAAGGCCTGACCCCGCAGCAGTTGACGCACCGGGTCGGCGGCACGGGCAACCCGATCGCCTGGCTGCTCTGGCACCTGACCCGCGTGCAGGACGACCACGTCGCCGAGGTCGCCGGCACCGAGCAGGTCTGGACCGCGGACGGCTGGGCCGGGCGCTTCGACCTGCCGCTGCCGACCGGGGACACCGGCTACGGGCACGGCGGCGAGCAGGTCGCCGCGGTCACCGCGTCCGCCGACCTGCTCCTCGGCTACCACCGGGCGGTCCACGACCGCACCACGGCCTACCTGGGCGGTCTGGGCGCCGGTGACCTGAGCCGGGTCGTGGACGACTCGTGGGACCCGCCCGTGACCCTGGCCGTGCGGCTGCTCAGCGTGATCGAGGACGACCTCCAGCACGTCGGCCAGGCCGCTTTCGTCCGCGGCGTCCTGCCGGAGCGCTGA
- a CDS encoding four-helix bundle copper-binding protein has product MTTTTMPMMETYPAEINLDRGKLAEAIDALIACAEACTACADACLSESSVAELTKCVRTNMDCADICGTTARVLSRHTGYDANISRSLLEACATACKSCGDECGSHAEMHEHCRICAEACRACETACRDLLATMG; this is encoded by the coding sequence GTGACCACGACGACGATGCCGATGATGGAGACCTACCCGGCCGAGATCAACCTGGACCGGGGCAAGCTCGCCGAGGCGATCGACGCGCTCATCGCGTGCGCGGAGGCGTGCACGGCCTGCGCGGACGCCTGCCTGAGCGAGAGCTCGGTGGCGGAGCTGACCAAGTGCGTGCGCACCAACATGGACTGCGCCGACATCTGCGGCACGACCGCCCGCGTGCTGTCGCGGCACACCGGCTACGACGCCAACATCAGCCGGTCCTTGCTGGAGGCGTGCGCGACGGCGTGCAAGTCCTGCGGCGACGAGTGCGGGTCGCACGCGGAGATGCACGAGCACTGCCGCATCTGCGCCGAGGCGTGCCGGGCGTGCGAGACCGCCTGCCGCGACCTGCTCGCCACCATGGGCTGA
- a CDS encoding glycoside hydrolase family 15 protein, which yields MPSRIEDYALLGDLQTAALVARDGSVDWLCLPAFDSPACFAALLHDESAGRWQLAPAGGGPATRRRYRDDSLVLELEWDTPHGTVRVVDCMPPRGEAADVVRVVEGVSGSVPMRMDLRLRFDYGDVVPWVRHHDGALAAVAGPDAVWLEAGVPVHGHDLATTAEFEVRAGQRVPFVLTHTASHLPRPHAVDADRAISDTEDFWAGWISRCTYDGPWPEAVRRALVTLKALTYAPTGGIVAAATTSLPEQWGGPRNWDYRYCWLRDATFTLQALLGTGFVAEARAWREWLVRAVAGDPAKLQIMYGLDGSRRLPEQELPWLSGYEGASPVRVGNAAAGQFQLDVWGEVLDGLHLAREAGLSTTDTAWDLQRALLDHLEGHWEDPDNGLWEVRGPRRHFTHSKVMAWAGLDRAVHTVANHGLEGPVDRWREVRDRVHAEVCDKGFDAERGTFTQFYGSQGLDAALLLIPRVGFLPWDDPRVRGTVDAVRRELCEDGFVLRYRTDADGGVDGLPGTEGAFLACTFWLADALHGTGRVDEARALFERLLGLRNDVGLLSEEYDPATGRHMGNTPQAFSMEGLVNTARQLGGASTRTSAGKAEQAL from the coding sequence ATGCCCTCCCGCATCGAGGACTACGCCCTGCTGGGCGACCTCCAGACCGCGGCACTCGTCGCCCGCGACGGCAGCGTCGACTGGCTGTGCCTGCCCGCGTTCGACTCGCCCGCCTGCTTCGCCGCCCTGCTGCACGACGAGAGCGCGGGACGCTGGCAGCTCGCCCCGGCGGGCGGCGGCCCCGCCACCCGCCGCCGCTACCGCGACGACTCCCTGGTGCTGGAGTTGGAGTGGGACACCCCGCACGGCACGGTGCGCGTGGTCGACTGCATGCCACCCCGCGGTGAGGCCGCCGACGTGGTGCGCGTGGTGGAGGGCGTGTCCGGCAGCGTGCCGATGCGCATGGACCTGCGCCTGCGGTTCGACTACGGCGACGTCGTGCCGTGGGTGCGCCACCACGACGGGGCGCTGGCCGCGGTCGCCGGCCCCGACGCGGTGTGGCTGGAGGCGGGCGTGCCGGTGCACGGCCACGACCTGGCCACCACCGCCGAGTTCGAGGTGCGCGCCGGTCAGCGCGTGCCGTTCGTCCTCACCCACACCGCCTCGCACCTGCCGCGCCCGCACGCCGTGGACGCCGACCGGGCGATCTCCGACACCGAGGACTTCTGGGCTGGCTGGATCAGCCGCTGCACCTACGACGGCCCCTGGCCGGAGGCGGTGCGGCGCGCCCTGGTCACGCTCAAGGCCCTGACCTACGCGCCCACCGGCGGCATCGTCGCCGCCGCGACCACGTCCCTGCCCGAGCAGTGGGGCGGTCCGCGCAACTGGGACTACCGCTACTGCTGGCTGCGCGACGCCACGTTCACCCTCCAGGCGCTGCTGGGCACCGGGTTCGTGGCCGAGGCCCGCGCCTGGCGCGAGTGGCTGGTGCGCGCGGTGGCCGGCGACCCGGCGAAGTTGCAGATCATGTACGGGCTGGACGGCAGCCGCCGGTTGCCGGAGCAGGAGCTGCCGTGGCTGTCCGGGTACGAGGGCGCCTCGCCCGTGCGGGTCGGCAACGCCGCGGCGGGCCAGTTCCAGCTCGACGTGTGGGGCGAGGTCCTCGACGGCCTGCACCTGGCGCGGGAGGCGGGCCTGAGCACCACGGACACGGCGTGGGACCTCCAGCGGGCGCTGCTGGACCACCTGGAGGGCCACTGGGAGGACCCGGACAACGGCCTGTGGGAGGTGCGCGGCCCGCGACGGCACTTCACGCACTCGAAGGTCATGGCGTGGGCCGGTCTGGACCGCGCCGTGCACACCGTGGCCAACCACGGCCTGGAGGGTCCGGTCGACCGGTGGCGGGAGGTCCGCGACCGCGTCCACGCCGAGGTGTGCGACAAGGGCTTCGACGCCGAGCGCGGCACGTTCACCCAGTTCTACGGCTCCCAGGGCCTGGACGCCGCCCTGCTGCTCATCCCCAGGGTCGGTTTCCTGCCCTGGGACGACCCGCGCGTGCGGGGCACGGTGGACGCGGTGCGCCGCGAGCTGTGCGAGGACGGGTTCGTGCTGCGCTATCGCACCGACGCCGACGGCGGCGTCGACGGCCTGCCCGGCACCGAGGGCGCGTTCCTGGCCTGCACGTTCTGGCTCGCCGACGCCCTGCACGGCACCGGCCGCGTCGACGAGGCCCGCGCGCTGTTCGAACGGCTGCTCGGCCTGCGCAACGACGTCGGCCTGCTCAGCGAGGAGTACGACCCCGCCACCGGCCGCCACATGGGCAACACCCCGCAGGCGTTCAGCATGGAGGGCCTGGTCAACACGGCCCGCCAGCTCGGCGGCGCCTCCACCCGGACCTCGGCGGGCAAGGCTGAGCAGGCCCTGTGA
- a CDS encoding DUF4232 domain-containing protein — protein MSHTTTIIIGSCLAVALFGGCGSGPADRPVTTSVTAGATSADTRSDVTGPERCLVPALGVSLGPGDNDMRGAHLPLRFTNTASRACTLHGAPGVSYVTGEGGEQIGLPAERDTDGPVVTLAPGETASAGLFLSSAPRKTPDCDQVAVGGLRVHPPGNTEPVFVDHEGTACAPPLDGPFLEVGPVEPGADNTGA, from the coding sequence ATGTCCCACACCACCACCATCATCATCGGTTCGTGCCTGGCCGTGGCGCTGTTCGGGGGCTGCGGCAGCGGCCCCGCCGACCGACCGGTCACCACGTCGGTCACCGCCGGCGCGACGAGCGCCGACACCCGGAGCGACGTCACGGGGCCCGAGCGGTGCCTCGTCCCCGCACTGGGCGTGAGCCTCGGACCGGGCGACAACGACATGCGGGGCGCCCACCTCCCCCTGAGGTTCACCAACACCGCCTCGCGGGCGTGCACGCTGCACGGCGCCCCCGGCGTCTCCTACGTCACCGGTGAGGGCGGCGAGCAGATCGGACTGCCCGCCGAGCGGGACACCGACGGCCCGGTGGTCACGCTGGCGCCGGGGGAGACCGCGTCGGCCGGGTTGTTCCTGTCCAGCGCGCCGCGCAAGACACCCGACTGCGACCAGGTCGCGGTAGGCGGCCTGCGGGTCCACCCGCCGGGCAACACCGAACCGGTGTTCGTCGACCACGAGGGCACGGCGTGCGCGCCACCGCTGGACGGCCCCTTCCTCGAAGTCGGGCCGGTCGAGCCGGGCGCCGACAACACCGGTGCCTGA
- a CDS encoding transglycosylase domain-containing protein: MTRLVGLCLVAGVLLAGVLFPVVGGAGLLLARVGDRVTGPAALPADVEPPLMTTLVDADGEPFAHLYDQYRVLTASAGISQAMKDAIVAVEDHRFYEHQGVDWVATARAALRNHASGGVVQGASTLTQQYVKNLLVHVVARDDPLRRERLRVRTPARKLREIRMAITLENTLSKDEILTRYLNTVPFGAGTYGVAAAAQAYFGTTPDLLTVPQAALLAALVNSPTALDPEQHPDAASQRRDLVIDLMARHGTLVPEVAERAKREPLGVRSPVRPLPTGCVGADPGTGFFCSFVVDQLVAGGFDLERLKTGGYTVRTTLDRGVSAAAERAVEARVPSDTPGVANTMAVVKPGREEHRVLALVANRDHGVDAQRFQTMLDLPGGVANKFGAGSVYKVFTAAAALEQGYRVDSVIPSPASYTSRVFKGGAPGCPSTGEPDTRWYCLSNHDDGYPPRMTLRQALATSPNTAFVILEERVGLDAVVDVAHRLGMRRTLASNIAGEPPDPDSPRPELRVDQAGFFTDRQNASFTLGPAPSSTLELANVAATIVGGGTWCEPTTLVAVLDRHGEPVGPPPSPCEQAVPEPLANALAAALSDDDDRGTAAAAARAHAWARPAIGKTGTTEEYKSAAFLGATVDYAGAVQTFNDSPEPRAVCVGAGPPLLCGSGDLYGGTVPAHTWFDAMTEIHTGLPVTPLPPVAEGFRAKPGDR; the protein is encoded by the coding sequence ATGACGCGTCTTGTGGGGTTGTGCCTGGTGGCGGGTGTGCTGCTGGCCGGGGTGCTGTTCCCGGTCGTGGGCGGCGCGGGCCTGCTGCTGGCCCGCGTCGGTGACCGGGTCACGGGCCCGGCGGCACTGCCGGCCGACGTCGAACCGCCGCTGATGACGACGCTGGTGGACGCCGACGGCGAGCCGTTCGCCCACCTCTACGACCAGTACCGCGTGCTCACGGCCTCGGCCGGCATCTCGCAGGCGATGAAGGACGCCATCGTGGCGGTGGAGGACCACCGGTTCTACGAGCACCAGGGGGTCGACTGGGTGGCCACCGCGCGGGCGGCGCTGCGCAACCACGCCTCCGGCGGGGTGGTGCAGGGCGCGTCGACGTTGACCCAGCAGTACGTCAAGAACCTCCTCGTGCACGTCGTGGCGCGTGACGACCCACTGCGCCGGGAACGCCTGCGGGTGCGGACCCCGGCCCGCAAGCTGCGGGAGATCCGCATGGCCATCACCCTGGAGAACACCCTCTCCAAGGACGAGATCCTCACCCGCTACCTCAACACCGTCCCCTTCGGAGCCGGGACCTACGGCGTCGCGGCGGCCGCGCAGGCCTACTTCGGCACCACACCGGACCTCCTGACCGTGCCCCAGGCCGCGCTGCTCGCCGCCCTGGTCAACAGCCCGACGGCGCTGGACCCCGAGCAGCACCCCGACGCCGCCTCGCAGCGCCGCGACCTGGTCATCGACCTGATGGCACGGCACGGCACGCTCGTCCCGGAGGTGGCGGAGAGGGCCAAGCGGGAGCCGCTGGGGGTGCGGAGCCCGGTACGGCCCCTGCCCACCGGGTGCGTGGGCGCCGATCCCGGAACGGGCTTCTTCTGCTCGTTCGTGGTCGACCAGCTCGTCGCCGGGGGCTTCGACCTGGAACGGCTGAAGACCGGCGGCTACACCGTCCGCACCACCCTCGACAGGGGCGTGTCGGCGGCCGCCGAGCGGGCGGTGGAGGCGCGGGTGCCCTCGGACACCCCGGGCGTCGCCAACACGATGGCCGTGGTGAAGCCCGGCAGGGAGGAGCACCGGGTCCTCGCGCTGGTCGCCAACCGCGACCACGGCGTGGACGCGCAGCGGTTCCAGACGATGCTCGACCTGCCCGGCGGCGTGGCCAACAAGTTCGGCGCGGGCTCGGTCTACAAGGTCTTCACCGCCGCTGCCGCGCTGGAGCAGGGGTACCGCGTCGACTCGGTCATCCCGTCGCCGGCCTCCTACACCTCCCGGGTGTTCAAGGGCGGCGCGCCCGGCTGCCCCTCGACGGGAGAGCCGGACACGCGCTGGTACTGCCTGAGCAACCACGATGACGGCTACCCGCCGCGCATGACGCTGCGCCAGGCGCTGGCGACCTCGCCGAACACCGCCTTCGTGATCCTGGAGGAGCGGGTCGGCCTGGACGCGGTCGTCGACGTGGCGCACCGGCTGGGCATGCGCCGCACCCTGGCGAGCAACATCGCCGGCGAACCGCCCGACCCGGACTCGCCGCGGCCCGAACTGCGGGTCGACCAGGCCGGGTTCTTCACCGACCGGCAGAACGCCTCCTTCACCCTCGGCCCCGCCCCGTCCAGCACGCTGGAGCTGGCCAACGTCGCCGCCACGATCGTCGGCGGCGGCACGTGGTGCGAACCCACCACCCTCGTCGCCGTGCTGGACCGGCACGGCGAGCCCGTCGGGCCGCCGCCGTCGCCGTGCGAGCAGGCCGTCCCCGAACCCCTGGCCAACGCCCTGGCCGCGGCGCTGAGCGACGACGACGACCGGGGCACCGCCGCGGCGGCGGCCCGGGCGCACGCGTGGGCGCGGCCGGCGATCGGCAAGACCGGCACGACGGAGGAGTACAAGTCGGCGGCGTTCCTCGGCGCCACGGTGGACTACGCCGGCGCGGTGCAGACCTTCAACGACAGCCCCGAACCACGCGCCGTCTGCGTCGGGGCCGGACCGCCCCTGCTGTGCGGCAGCGGCGACCTGTACGGCGGCACCGTGCCCGCGCACACCTGGTTCGACGCCATGACCGAGATCCACACCGGACTGCCCGTGACACCGCTCCCGCCGGTGGCCGAGGGCTTCCGCGCGAAGCCCGGCGACCGGTGA
- a CDS encoding SPW repeat domain-containing protein codes for MVRRRPDEPDYQLAARATARTGAPGTGTAVAAAGVWLVLAPSVMEYPEPDAVVHDGVLGAVITIVAITGAAAPRAAAWASGATALLGLWAAVSPFALDHGSTLPVVNEVVVGAVVTVLSLTGVAVAVERSCARRAARARPSRCERRRALSHRYVDEEVR; via the coding sequence GTGGTCCGCCGGCGGCCCGACGAACCGGACTACCAGCTCGCCGCGCGGGCGACCGCGCGCACGGGCGCGCCCGGAACGGGCACGGCGGTGGCCGCCGCCGGGGTGTGGCTCGTGCTTGCCCCCTCGGTCATGGAGTACCCGGAGCCGGACGCGGTGGTCCACGACGGCGTGCTCGGAGCCGTGATCACGATCGTCGCGATCACCGGTGCCGCCGCACCGCGCGCCGCGGCCTGGGCGAGCGGCGCCACCGCGCTGCTCGGCCTGTGGGCAGCGGTCTCGCCGTTCGCGCTCGACCACGGCTCCACCCTCCCGGTGGTGAACGAGGTCGTGGTCGGCGCGGTGGTGACCGTGCTGTCGCTGACCGGCGTGGCGGTGGCGGTGGAGCGGTCGTGCGCGCGGCGCGCGGCGAGGGCGAGGCCGTCGCGGTGCGAGCGGCGTCGTGCGCTTTCCCACCGCTACGTCGACGAGGAGGTCCGATGA
- a CDS encoding copper chaperone PCu(A)C, giving the protein MDGIRTLALLGATSLVLAGCGEPQQVLRSGTMGANGHVGEVVLRNVLVEAPAGGPWRAGDDADVTLTLLTDADRPDALVAVSTDSAAGVELLADRDCDGRSERVDRIRLPAEGAVVEPGSVDTAYHLRIVDFTREVLAGTTIPLTFTFADAGRTTLDVPVEVVGDGDVPPPVTCTATPSPTPGTTPATTPATTPGTSPSRPDTVLRGRVQAGVEPGCLVLATDRGLFLLLGGDEDVLRAGAEVVVDGTARPDQATTCQQGTPFAVTEARIAPTTR; this is encoded by the coding sequence ATGGACGGTATCCGGACACTCGCGCTCCTCGGAGCGACGTCGCTGGTGCTGGCGGGCTGCGGAGAACCCCAGCAGGTGCTGCGGAGCGGCACCATGGGCGCCAACGGGCACGTGGGCGAGGTGGTGCTGCGCAACGTCCTGGTCGAAGCACCCGCGGGCGGCCCGTGGCGGGCCGGTGACGACGCCGACGTGACGTTGACGCTGCTCACCGACGCCGACCGGCCGGACGCGCTGGTCGCGGTGAGCACCGACAGCGCCGCCGGCGTCGAACTGCTGGCCGACCGGGACTGCGACGGCCGCAGCGAGCGGGTGGACCGCATCCGCCTGCCCGCCGAGGGCGCGGTGGTCGAGCCCGGCAGCGTCGATACGGCCTACCACCTGCGGATCGTCGACTTCACCCGCGAGGTGCTCGCGGGCACGACCATCCCGCTCACCTTCACCTTCGCCGACGCCGGCCGGACCACCCTCGACGTGCCGGTGGAGGTCGTCGGCGACGGTGACGTGCCGCCGCCGGTCACGTGCACGGCGACCCCGTCGCCGACACCCGGCACCACCCCTGCGACCACCCCTGCGACCACACCCGGCACGTCGCCCTCGCGGCCCGACACGGTCCTGCGCGGCCGGGTGCAGGCCGGCGTCGAACCGGGGTGCCTGGTGCTGGCGACCGACCGGGGCCTGTTCCTGCTCCTGGGAGGCGACGAGGACGTGCTCCGCGCGGGAGCCGAAGTCGTCGTGGACGGCACCGCCCGGCCGGACCAGGCCACGACCTGCCAGCAGGGGACCCCGTTCGCCGTCACGGAGGCGCGGATCGCCCCCACGACCCGGTGA
- a CDS encoding DUF421 domain-containing protein, with protein sequence MFFDSWTGLLRVVVVGVCAYAALVVLLRLSGKRTLAKMNAFDLVATVALGSTLATVLLTSDVALAEGVLALALLIGAQFAVAWTSVRVGRFRRAVKSTPALLVWQGRLRDRELREQRVSRSEVLQAVRSQGVGGLDRVAAVVLETDGSFSVIPASSAGGLDALDDVPDVPRG encoded by the coding sequence ATGTTCTTCGACTCCTGGACCGGCCTGCTGCGCGTCGTGGTCGTCGGCGTGTGCGCCTACGCGGCGCTCGTGGTGCTGCTGCGACTGTCGGGCAAGCGGACGCTGGCGAAGATGAACGCCTTCGACCTGGTGGCCACGGTCGCGCTGGGCTCCACGCTGGCCACCGTGCTGCTCACCTCCGACGTGGCGCTGGCCGAGGGCGTGCTGGCGCTGGCGCTGCTGATCGGCGCCCAGTTCGCCGTCGCCTGGACCTCGGTGCGGGTGGGGCGGTTCCGCCGGGCGGTGAAGTCCACGCCGGCGCTGCTGGTGTGGCAGGGGCGGTTGCGCGACCGGGAACTGCGCGAGCAGCGCGTCAGCCGGAGCGAGGTGTTGCAGGCGGTGCGCTCGCAGGGGGTGGGCGGCCTGGACCGGGTCGCGGCGGTCGTCCTGGAGACCGACGGCTCGTTCAGCGTCATCCCGGCGTCGTCGGCCGGTGGGCTCGACGCGCTCGACGACGTGCCCGACGTGCCGCGGGGCTGA
- a CDS encoding universal stress protein: MDVVDNAIVVGVDGTEPSERAALWAARQAAAFGAPLVLVHAVRWSMHTQAHLHAPVPLGAIHPGVGEEPVRQWARDVLDGLAERCREAAGVEVRTEVASGDPADAVILGAERVAFVAVGHSERGGVARFLLGSTAERLTRACPWPVVVVRDGVPLDGRRTGAPVVVGVDGTPVSGRAVRFAFGFAARHDAEVVVVHASSGEVTTAVEPVETHEEAALREGTGPVGAELVECARRHPAVRYRLVHAAVPPADALLAASVEAGLLVVGSHGKGAVRRTLLGSVSHEVIDNAPCPVAVLPPRTADSRGR; this comes from the coding sequence GTGGACGTGGTGGACAACGCGATCGTGGTCGGCGTGGACGGGACCGAGCCGTCGGAGCGGGCGGCGCTGTGGGCGGCCCGGCAGGCGGCGGCCTTCGGCGCGCCGCTGGTGCTGGTGCACGCGGTGCGGTGGTCGATGCACACGCAGGCGCACCTCCACGCGCCGGTGCCCCTCGGCGCGATCCACCCGGGTGTCGGCGAGGAGCCGGTGCGGCAGTGGGCCCGGGACGTGCTGGACGGGCTCGCCGAGCGCTGCCGCGAAGCGGCGGGCGTCGAGGTGCGCACCGAAGTGGCCTCCGGCGATCCGGCGGACGCGGTGATCCTCGGTGCGGAACGGGTGGCGTTCGTGGCGGTCGGGCACTCCGAGCGTGGCGGGGTGGCGCGGTTCCTGCTGGGGTCGACCGCGGAGCGGCTCACGCGAGCCTGTCCGTGGCCCGTCGTGGTGGTCCGCGACGGGGTTCCGCTCGACGGGCGGCGCACCGGTGCCCCGGTGGTGGTGGGGGTGGACGGCACGCCGGTCAGCGGTCGAGCCGTCCGGTTCGCGTTCGGGTTCGCGGCCCGGCACGACGCCGAGGTGGTGGTCGTGCACGCCTCCAGCGGTGAGGTGACCACCGCGGTCGAGCCGGTGGAAACCCACGAGGAGGCGGCGCTGCGCGAGGGGACCGGCCCGGTGGGCGCCGAGCTGGTGGAGTGCGCGCGGCGTCACCCCGCCGTGCGGTACCGGTTGGTCCACGCGGCGGTCCCGCCGGCGGACGCGCTGCTCGCCGCGTCCGTCGAAGCTGGTCTGCTGGTCGTCGGCAGCCACGGCAAGGGCGCGGTGCGCCGGACCCTGCTGGGGTCGGTCAGCCACGAGGTGATCGACAACGCGCCGTGCCCCGTGGCGGTGCTGCCCCCGCGGACCGCGGATTCCCGCGGACGCTGA
- a CDS encoding iron-sulfur cluster biosynthesis protein, giving the protein MLDIDNTAAQAIDELTTATGVGRQGGLRIAAAAQAHDRDFDLAIRPKPEVGDVIVVRGDTRVFLDPRAAQRLADKVLDVRKRHAGRVHFGVYPQA; this is encoded by the coding sequence GTGCTCGACATCGACAACACCGCCGCACAGGCCATCGACGAACTGACCACCGCCACCGGTGTGGGCCGCCAGGGCGGCCTGCGGATCGCCGCGGCCGCGCAGGCGCACGACCGCGACTTCGACCTGGCGATCCGGCCGAAGCCCGAGGTCGGCGACGTCATCGTGGTCCGCGGCGACACGCGCGTCTTCCTGGACCCCCGCGCCGCGCAGCGGTTGGCGGACAAGGTGCTCGACGTGCGCAAGCGCCACGCCGGACGTGTCCACTTCGGCGTCTACCCCCAGGCCTGA
- a CDS encoding CPBP family intramembrane glutamic endopeptidase: protein MERVWTARAGRREDRWTGDGPGAAPRWRAGGLRAGLGMLLLFAFAQLVALVSASLAAALFAPGLFTSTSPGATTELSAWSLLALVAVPVVAAGATAVVGVALSARGPAEGRVRRGLALRWDWSDVGAGLALGVGGLLLTVPAAWLWAAWVGEERAGSAVGAAFGGRSLEPGSAVAVFLVVWLLAPVVEEVLFRGVLWRALEHWRWNRWLIFAVTSAVFAVAHLEWARTPLLLVLAIPIGLARVLTGNLLASVVAHQVNNFLPALVLLLDVLDVLP, encoded by the coding sequence ATGGAGCGGGTGTGGACGGCGCGGGCCGGCCGCCGGGAGGACCGGTGGACCGGGGACGGGCCCGGAGCGGCGCCCCGGTGGCGCGCGGGTGGTCTGCGGGCCGGTCTGGGGATGCTGCTGCTGTTCGCGTTCGCGCAGCTGGTCGCGCTGGTGTCCGCGTCGTTGGCGGCTGCCCTGTTCGCGCCCGGCCTGTTCACGTCGACGTCCCCCGGCGCGACGACGGAGCTGTCGGCCTGGTCGCTGTTGGCCCTCGTGGCGGTGCCGGTGGTGGCGGCGGGGGCGACCGCGGTGGTGGGCGTGGCGTTGTCGGCGCGCGGCCCGGCCGAGGGGCGCGTGCGTCGGGGGCTGGCGTTGCGCTGGGACTGGTCGGATGTGGGGGCGGGGCTCGCGCTCGGCGTGGGCGGCCTGCTGCTGACCGTCCCGGCGGCCTGGTTGTGGGCGGCGTGGGTGGGGGAGGAGCGCGCGGGGTCGGCGGTCGGTGCGGCGTTCGGCGGCAGGAGCCTGGAGCCGGGTTCCGCGGTGGCGGTGTTCCTCGTGGTGTGGTTGCTCGCGCCGGTGGTGGAGGAGGTGCTGTTCCGCGGTGTGCTGTGGCGGGCGCTGGAGCACTGGCGGTGGAACCGGTGGCTGATCTTCGCGGTCACGTCGGCGGTGTTCGCGGTGGCGCACCTGGAGTGGGCGCGCACCCCGCTGCTGCTGGTCCTGGCGATCCCGATCGGTCTGGCGCGGGTGCTGACCGGCAACCTGCTCGCCTCCGTCGTGGCCCACCAGGTGAACAACTTCCTGCCGGCGCTCGTCCTGCTGCTCGACGTGCTCGACGTCCTCCCGTGA
- a CDS encoding ATP-binding protein — protein MSAGHDTALCVIRDAGALSRGQAEAWLHERLAGWPAHDVLRVELVIAELLDNAQRHGEPHYVVELALDRRSGCLTIRVRDRPAAAATSWEPAAGLLIVEVLGDQWGVVPLEDSTTVWVEVRFDR, from the coding sequence ATGAGCGCCGGACACGACACCGCCCTGTGCGTGATCCGGGACGCCGGGGCGCTGTCGCGGGGGCAGGCGGAGGCGTGGCTGCACGAGCGCCTGGCCGGCTGGCCGGCGCACGACGTCCTGCGGGTCGAGCTGGTCATCGCCGAGCTGCTGGACAACGCGCAGCGCCACGGTGAACCCCACTACGTGGTGGAGCTGGCGCTGGACAGGCGGAGCGGGTGCCTCACGATCAGGGTCCGCGACCGTCCCGCGGCCGCCGCCACCTCCTGGGAACCGGCAGCCGGGCTGCTGATCGTCGAGGTGCTCGGCGATCAGTGGGGTGTCGTGCCGCTGGAGGACAGCACGACCGTCTGGGTCGAGGTGCGGTTCGACCGGTAA
- a CDS encoding SAM-dependent methyltransferase — protein sequence MVNRAAGTAVGPMVIAAVEQHRPPGQRLLDDPLAAAVLPATSRWVAELSRGPRVRDWLFRASERAAPGIWGGIACRKRYIDDRFASALEDGVDRVVVLGAGLDTRARRLTTPNGVRVFEVDLPVNVERQRARLGVPGHITPVPIDFEREDLSAVLASHGYRHDRRCLFVWEGVTQYLTEDGVRRTLDFLAGAAAGSRLVFTHVLRDFLDGTDLHGAQALHRRFATGRPLWRFGLHPHRVGDFLDAYGWREVEQVGADELEARYVRATGRAVPISPLERTVLADKP from the coding sequence GTGGTGAACAGGGCGGCGGGGACCGCGGTGGGCCCCATGGTGATCGCGGCGGTGGAACAGCACCGGCCGCCGGGGCAGCGGCTGCTCGACGACCCGCTGGCGGCGGCCGTGCTGCCGGCCACGTCCAGGTGGGTGGCGGAGCTGTCCCGCGGGCCGCGGGTGCGCGACTGGCTGTTCCGCGCCTCGGAACGCGCCGCGCCGGGGATCTGGGGCGGCATCGCCTGCCGCAAGCGCTACATCGACGACCGGTTCGCGTCGGCGCTGGAGGACGGCGTCGACCGCGTCGTCGTCCTCGGCGCGGGCCTGGACACCAGGGCGCGCCGGTTGACGACCCCGAACGGCGTGCGGGTGTTCGAGGTCGACCTCCCCGTCAACGTCGAACGCCAACGAGCGCGCCTGGGCGTGCCCGGGCACATCACCCCGGTGCCGATCGACTTCGAGCGCGAGGACCTGTCCGCCGTGCTGGCCTCGCACGGCTACCGGCACGACCGGCGGTGCCTGTTCGTGTGGGAGGGCGTCACCCAGTACCTGACCGAGGACGGGGTCCGCCGCACCCTCGACTTCCTGGCCGGTGCGGCGGCGGGCAGCCGGCTGGTGTTCACCCACGTGCTCCGCGACTTCCTCGACGGCACCGACCTGCACGGTGCGCAGGCGCTGCACAGGCGTTTCGCCACCGGGCGACCGCTGTGGCGCTTCGGCCTGCACCCGCACCGGGTGGGCGACTTCCTGGACGCGTACGGCTGGCGGGAGGTGGAGCAGGTCGGGGCCGACGAACTCGAAGCGCGCTACGTCCGCGCGACGGGTCGCGCGGTGCCGATCTCGCCGCTTGAGCGCACCGTCCTGGCGGACAAGCCCTGA